One Carya illinoinensis cultivar Pawnee chromosome 5, C.illinoinensisPawnee_v1, whole genome shotgun sequence genomic window, TTTCTCTTCTACCTCCGCATTTGCATCTGTATCCAGTGATTCAGCATTGGATGATGAATCTTCAGCACAAGGGCTTTCCACAATAAGAGATTTCTGTAACAGAAAATGCAAACCAAGTGTTCATAGTTTTTATACAGTaactgaataatttttttataggtaactgtaactgaaaataattatataaacaagGAACAAGAGTCTGTAGATACTTTGGTCGGGGTCCGTTAGGCCttgtttgtgaaaacaaaccatctcaattcaactcatcttatcattacaacttttccaaatccccatacaaaataaaataaacaatttaactttttcaaatcccaaaacaaaaataatattaaaaaaatatattctaaaaatattttattcaactttcaactttaatctcaactcatctcatctcttctaTGAAAACAAATAAGAGTTTTAGAAGTGAAAAGttggttttcttttctaataAGAAGTAAAAATGCTGAGTGATGATGAAAGATCATATATCAGTCAAAACATCCGAAATACCAATACTAGATCCTCTCCCCTCCCCACCTCCGCTTCTCTTCATTGACATAACACTGGATCTCTTTCAAACTTACCAATACTTTTTTAGAAGTAAAAAACTCCTTCACCTCTACATATGATTCATTGACACAAAGTGAAATTGTCtggtttggattcagagatgagatgagatgagatgattttatacgaaagataaaagttaaataaaatattattattattattttgagatttgaaaaagttggtttgtttattatattttgtgtgaaaaattgagaaagttgtaatgatgaaatgagatgagatcacTTCCTAATTCAAACCAGGCTTAATCACCTAgccaagaaaattttgaattaagtcATTGGTCAAACTTGATTGTACCTCTTGCTTGGTCTCGTGAGCATAATTATTATCAGTAGCTCCAATATGGCCTTTAGCAAGTCGAGCATTCTCCTCACGCTCCTTCCTGCGGCGCTTTAGAACACATATTGCACATAAACAATCACTTTTATGGCGCCTTCTGCAAATAAGAACTTCAGGCTATAAGAAACGTTTTACACTATTCAGCTAGGATACAACTCTAATTGGtttgggttttttgtttttccaggTCTGATTTGGGTTCTTTAGTATCTTAGCTAATAACATAGCTGtaagttttaagatttgaagtaCTTTATGCGAGCTAGACTGATCATTGATTATTTATAAGTGCTCCATTCCTTCAAAGCCTACATATTTGTCCACAAACTCTGCCCTTCATCTCCTCGTTTTTGACAATTCTTAAAGTTCCATCCCTTAGCTAAAATTTCTGGGTTCTTTTGTCCAATAACAACCTATAAAAAAACTGAAATCATAGTGCTCATTAAGAGTTTAACCAACCATGCAATCGATTCCACTTTCCCCTCAATAATGAATAGACCATGTGAAACACAGACTGATGATTACAGTTGTGGACTAACTGAAGTGTTATCGACTACATTGTTCCCTTATCAGTTCTATGCAGCTATCATATTACCTACTCCATATCGATAATCAACCCCTGGATCCACAAGAAGCTGGGGAGCATAAAACTCTAATAGTTACTGTAATGTATATAATAGAAACTGtgttctcaaaattagaaagtTATTGGCGCAAACACACCCATGACGTTTTCCTGTCTTCTGCTTTGATTGACCACCTTTCACTGGAACTTTTCCCAGACTAGACAGCGCAACGTCCTCCACTTGGATGCTTTCAACCCCTGACAGCAAGGAAATATAGAGTGCATAGACTTGTCAGGAAAATGAAGGCTACCATCCATACAAAAGAGCAAGACGATGCCTCATGTGAGGGAATGAAACAATCATTAACGGGAGGGAGTGAGCCTAGAAAGAACCTATTTTGTATTTGTAAATATATGGTTCAAGACTAAACCCCCAAAAGAGGCTAGCTTTTTGCCAAATGACTACTACCACATAGCCATTGATAAGAAAGATTTATCTATTCAATTGCCCATCATATTTTTATCTATATTTACTAGACTGCAGATAAGAGCATAATGACAAAACTCTTACCCTTGGTTCCTCGCAGTTGTTCACCATATAAACCAGCAGCTGTCCAATACTTCATGAAATTCTTCTTCACCCGGCGCATAAGGTCCAAAATATAGTCACCCTTATTGTTATACCTATTACAGTTTTCCCAAATGTACTGTACATCCTTATACACATCCTCCGAACTCATGTACTTGATGCCATTTTCAAGATTGCTGCATATCGTTCCAAAATCCATCGGTGTATCTATGACATCAAAATAATCCTGGTTCCAACCCccccaacaaaaagaaaaccctaagtaaaAGATCATTTCATATCGTTTTTTCATGGGTCATTTCAgccaataaaatagaaataattacaTACAGCAAACGGGTGGTGGCATAACAGACACTCACACTTGCGATTCTCGGCCTGTGACATGACTAATGTACAAAACAGAATAACAATTATCACTTGGTAATGCACTACACCATTTTTAAGTTCCAACAGCATAACAGGACAAGCCTTGTGATATACAaatattcattcataaacatgaTGGATgctaaaaaagtaaataaggaAGATTAAGATCCCCACTAAAATATGCACAGAACTTGTAATTAAGAAGCAAAAACTGAATAACATATGCGTTAGTTCTGTGGTTTCTCTCACTGGCAAAGAACGCCTGGAGCTACAAAAGCTCTTCTCTTATTACTGATCCCTTCTACCATGTTCTTGACAGCTTTTAGATACAAGGTGTTTTTTTCAGAGCTTTTAGATACAAGAATATTTAAGGACCAAATGAAACAAACAAGGACAAAAAAGACTAAGTTTCAAACTAGCCCCTTAAGGGCCGTCAACGACTTGAATGAGCAACTAcattcatacttacaggaattcCCAGAGCTATAGGATCCACAGGGACATTGAAGGGTTCGGCCGCATCCATTTTCATTACCTTCTTTATCACCTTTGGAAGGGAAAATGAAGACACCAATAAGCTCATATgcagaaattaaacaaaatacaaaggtacatttaaaatctatataaatttAAACAAAGATTCATGCTGACTTTCCAACGTACCATCAAGGCAGTGTCTAGTTCTTGTTTAATATATCGAGTATCCTGATGAAGTACCTTTGGTTCCTCCTGGTGTGGGTTCTCACCCTGTGCCACTACAGCACTACTATTCTGATAACCACCTGAATTGCCCAAGACCTTTGACGACTTAATCTTGATACTCCCAGCTCTTTTAGCTGGATTTCCCAAAACACTAATAGGCAATGAGTTTGCACTATCCTCCATTTTCTCCATACCCATGCCTTGTCTTTCCAAACCAAGTTGCTGGCTGCTCTTATCTGTATCACTTTGCGTGGGTGCATCAGAAGAAGTATGTTGAGATTCCAACGTCTTACTTGTCCTCAGCTTCACCTTTACACGTCCAACTGACTTTCCCACTGCCTTATCAATTGAACCATCAGGCTTAATACTTGCAACATTATGTGGCTGATCAGTCCCGGTTGAAGAAGGCGTATCAACCTCCATTCCAGAGTCATATTTGGTACCATTACCATACCCATCCAAACCAGAATTATCTTCCGTATTTACGCTCACAGCATTTACAAATGCCTCATTCTTAACCACCACAGGAGGCCCTTTTGGCTTTCCTTTCTTGTGCCCGCGCTTCCGCTTCATATTCCAGGTGTCAAACTGTCACTTTCTTCTTGTGAACTACCAAATAAGGGGAATAGATTCCACTTCATTACAACGGATAAATATATTGTTTCCCAAAAAATACTAGATACTGCATAAAAACTCTTCAAACCCAGGTTccagaaggaaacaagttcaaaGATTATTCCTAGTTTGGATGGCAAAGTCCTTCCAATTCATCTAAATATCCAAACACTACAAACACaaacaattttcaatttcaaatcttcaactttttcgtctaatcattacttaatcattacaattttttcaaatttcgatataaaataccaaaaacaattcaaaattttcaaatcttatatcaaaaataatattaaaaaattatattctaataatattttaactttataatatttttatttaactttttctctcatttcccaaaatcccataaactcaaacaattttgctattattcacaaaccatttcactactattcatagatgatctcattttatctcaccatccaaaccatTCCTAAAAATTCTCTATGGCTGCAACAAAACATTATGCATAGTCTAGGATAAACCCCCAGCTGCAGTCTTGTAACCCGAAAGAAAAAAGGGTAATTTATTTGACATTACAGGCAACCAGACAGAAAGCCGGATAAGAAAACTTCTCATTTTGATTCACTCGGACAAAATTCGAATCTTATGAACAAGATTAAAGAAAATCCTAAGATAacaaattttcaagaaaaatatggGCTTTATGTGGATATTTTACCATGAAACTCCGCTCCTACCAAAAAAGCTAAATATTTTCTTGAACTAAcacgaaagaaaaaagaaacaaacctaATGTGCCCACTTTTAGGCGTAAAACGTTTCAGAGAAGACAAATTCGCAgggaaattttgaattgaaaagaGTTAAATTTTGAGGTGAAAAGGGGTAAACTTTCGTTAGACCCAATTAATAAACAAATTAGAGCTTTTAAACCCTGCAGTGAAAAAGTTCGTttctccaaaaacaaaaaaatccaaGAGTGAAAACAAATATAGGACGgaaacgaagaaaccctagAATGGACTTCAGAACGTGTAGAAACAATGAAACATAGACAAAACTTAGAGCCAATTGTCATAATTCATATCTAAGCTCTGTGATGGGGAAGAAAACGAAACAGTTCTCGTTGATGCTATTGAAGATCCAAATCAAGGTCCATCAAAAAGCGAGAATAACAGGCCGTTTAAAAATCAGAGGGAGGGAAGGGAGAGCAGAGAAAGAGTACCTCTGAGAAATCTAAAGCGGTAACGTTGTTTCTGTTAGTGAACTTTACATTTTAAGTTTGGCAGAGCAGGAAGTGAGACTGCGAGAAAGAGAATGAAACCCAAGATTCCAATGCCGAATTACTCTGATAATTTCCTCGGATTTTAAAGAATTGCTACCATCATGTGAAGCTGCTtttgtttccttctttttcttagttttaattttattaatgaaattctaaactatatgaaagtttaaaataattgtaggtgtattgttttaaaaaaaataaataatatttacaattgtaaagtttataaatactgtataattaaaaataataataataaatatgaaatttacataaaaaaaaattaattttttaataataaattttactctttattaaaataattatgtaatatttacgtatagcattactcaatcTCTATTCCTAACCTCCGATATATCCATTTATCTGAATCCAGTAGagtaattttattcattactcaatggttagataattaaaaagttatctATTGATTATTTTATCGTTGATAGAGTAATGAATAATGTTTTTCTGTTGTAAAATATGCCATGATGTTAAACTTATGACATCCTTAATTTGGACCCCACATGTTCTCTAAAAGCATTAACATGTGAtttattagaatttttcttaaattttagttaGGAATtacattttctattattttcttttaaattttacttatctTTATAAAAACATCATACATCTCATtctccattatttttttattatattaaaataatcaatttttcttcttttattattattatttttactactttatttctatatttttaactATTCCCTATAAAGAGTACTGTTACATTTATAAAagaatcacataaaaataatctctcaaactgatatgatttcatctaatctattagatttattttacaataaaaataaatttataatttaacgaaTCATATTAAGTCACGtcaatttgtaatattatttttgtgtaatctttttatgacgaaaatatttttttaaaatatatataaattgattcaGAGAATGAATAGTAATTTCTCAAATATAGGAAGTCACTATTTACTTCCTAAATTTATACTTTAAAATAGAGAATCggatgaaatatttattttatcaaaaaaaattaacttgattttttaaattttaaagtacCGGATGAAAATACTCTAATATGGTAAGTAATGGCTGCAATGCAAGTGTGGCTAAGTTTTTGAACCCACTTCCAGAAGGTATTGTTTAgcgaaaaaatttagttataagtaaaattatatactaatttatgtatcaatttaatgtgattgactaaaaagtagattttattaaaaatagtgttaatttaaattttaagtataaaaaaatcagtattgatacgtaaattattatataactttacttgtatatagcaaaactctttgttgaacccaaggtttcaaatttcatgtgattataaatctacacatggattttgatgataacaaatgaattcaaaaaataaaagagtttcaaactcaagttgttcacacaatggaatcaagcacatcaaagaaccaagcatgagcaagaaggaaacaagttcacattaaagtcatagagtgatattgtaaatctcttaaaattcgaaattaggattaatgctcaaaattaatattttatcataaagcattaaaatacattttctacatgtacatgaatatttttgaaaattaaatttgaaaatttgaaagatgattgattgttatcttttgcatgcgcatgccttgattaaatggttgaactttgaaaatattaaagatgattaattgtcatctttcacatttgcatgttttatttgaatattttcaaaagttattgatgtttttttagacttatacaaaaggtagatgattttgtttgaaaaatttgaaaagtaaagtgtgctcattttgtcatatgcaaaaagtaaaagattaggtttgaattttttgaaaaagaaaatgtgctcattttgtcatatgccaaaagtaaaaaattagatttgattttttttgaaaaagtgaatgatgttgtctttgacaattgaaaaagaataaccttttatttgaattttttgaaaaagtgaatgatgttgtctttgacatgtgaatctttttaaatttgaatatgaagtctcatatgcctataaatagatcatttgagagcttcacatttacaacaccaagagcatacaacattcattcaaagctttcattctctcttctctaagcattgagcattaatcattgttcattttgagagatatagtttgcactgtattgttcttatttcactcattgaggagtgttttctgataacctacccactatcagcttttgtatcagaaaaagggtgtgtataacctttgtacgtgtagaaagtattctacacgggaaatagttgaatcactacgtgtaaggtgattgcaagtgtagagggtgttctacacggatcctttgtaacggtgttgttcaaaggtgaaataagtttctatctccacctgaaggaggttgaatagtgaatttagaaatcctcaaggggtagcttgaggcgaggacgtaggcagtggggccgaacctcgttaacatactgagtttgcttctctcttacccttactctttatatttattgttatttcatattttgtttatattttatattatatatttgatttataattgttattttttttaatacaactcaattcacccccctcttgtgttagtcatctgggcaacactctTGTTTAGTTAAACTATAATGAGTTACGCTTAAGGCCGGATGGGTGCCAAACATGTATTCTCACCAGTCAATAGGAATACGGCACGTAGATATTTTATGAACAGAAACGCTTAGGACCGGTCGGGCTGTAAATGAGTGAAAAACAGTCCTCCATTCATGTAGTGCCACGTAGGAAAAAGCAGTCTGTAGACAAATGGGGTCAACCACAGGGAATCATCAATGCATCACATGTAATCCGTTTGTTTCTGCCTTCTCTCGGACGCCGCATCTCGCATAGCCCTTCTCCCGGACGCCCTCCCTTCTCCCGGACGCCCCATCTCAACACGACGCCGACGGACGCCTCGCAGCACAACGCCGACGGACCCCGAAAGTGTAGAAGACGAGTGGGAGAAATCGACGTGAAGTCGAGTGGGAGAAATCGACGTGAAAAGCTTTAGATGAGAAATCAACGTGAAGCCGAGTGGGAGAAATCGACGTGAAGAGCTCAGCACCTTCCCAGTCTGAAGGTGATGGCGAGGCCGACGGACGCCTCCCAGCACAACGGCGACGGACCAACGCATCTCACGGCCCATCCGCAGCTCAGCATGAAGTCGAGAGAGTAGACGACGAGAAATCTACGCCTTATCAGTCTGAACCCGACGCCGAGGCCGACGTCGCTGCCCCTCTGCCACTGATATCACCCCTGATTTTTCATGGCTGACAGTCGGGTAGTTTGCTCGAGAAATCGAGTCACGGCCAAAGTGCGATTGGTGGAGAAAACACGACCCACGGATGAGAAAATCGAGCTTGATAGAGGAATGGAGGAATCGATTTACAGCCCGACGTGATCTGGAATGTTAGTGCTTGAGGAGAGAAGTTGCCTCCCGTTTCGTCTTTCTGATTTCAAGTGTCCCAAATTATACTCACATGTAATGCAGGTCTACGTCCATCTCGGTGGAAAGCTTACGTGTTGAGTTTTTATTGACTGACTGTTTTTCACTCATTT contains:
- the LOC122310879 gene encoding bromodomain-containing protein 2 — translated: MKRKRGHKKGKPKGPPVVVKNEAFVNAVSVNTEDNSGLDGYGNGTKYDSGMEVDTPSSTGTDQPHNVASIKPDGSIDKAVGKSVGRVKVKLRTSKTLESQHTSSDAPTQSDTDKSSQQLGLERQGMGMEKMEDSANSLPISVLGNPAKRAGSIKIKSSKVLGNSGGYQNSSAVVAQGENPHQEEPKVLHQDTRYIKQELDTALMVIKKVMKMDAAEPFNVPVDPIALGIPDYFDVIDTPMDFGTICSNLENGIKYMSSEDVYKDVQYIWENCNRYNNKGDYILDLMRRVKKNFMKYWTAAGLYGEQLRGTKGVESIQVEDVALSSLGKVPVKGGQSKQKTGKRHGRRHKSDCLCAICVLKRRRKEREENARLAKGHIGATDNNYAHETKQEKSLIVESPCAEDSSSNAESLDTDANAEVEEKVEEVKMEVMEKKLNTSEEKHGKEEEEEEEEEEEEEEEEEEEEEEENEMEIQKKDGNEMPEQPKFGDRSGEDLDRQPKLRIVEKSGVGVLIDTQKEDSLMRHDAKSAAVQQQKHKESLEKHKKVEALKNFHLENPVLLDLCGILFPDNQKSVWSGPHSLNQHHHSARTSTIRAAIQTFMK